In Desulfoferula mesophila, the genomic window TACGGCGGCCAAGGCGACCTGCTGGCCCGTTCCCTCACCGATCTGTACGAGTTCCTGCGCGACTTCGTGATCGCCGAGGACGACGAGGGCCAGGCGGTGGGTGCCTGCGCCCTGCATTTGTGCTGGGAAGACCTCTGCGAGATCCGCAGCCTGGCGGTGTTGCCCGAGCGGGGCGGCGAGGGCTGGGGCACCAAGCTGGTGGAGGCCTGCTGCTCCGAGGCGGTGACCCTGGGCTTCAACAAGATATTCGCCCTCACCTACCGCCCGTCCTTTTTCGCCCGTTTCGATTTCAAGCAGGTGGACAAGCAGCTTCTGCCCAACAAGATCTGGGCTGATTGCATAAACTGCGTGAAGTTTCCGGACTGCGACGAGATCGCCATGCTGCTGGAGCTATGAAGGTGGATTTAGATCGTCAAGTGGAGTTGGCCCGTAAGGCCCTGGAGGCCCAAGGGGCCCGGGAGTGGGAAATCGCGGCGGTGCACAGCGAGAGCGTATCCATCGGGGTGCGCGGCCAAGAGGTGGACGCCTTCCAGCAATCCACCTCCAGCGGTTTGGCCCTCCGGGTGGTCAGCGACGAGCGCCTGGGCTTCGCCTATGTAATCGGCGGCGATCCCCAGGGCATCGAGCGGGCCGCGGCCGAGGCCATGGCTTCGGCCCAGGCCAGCGACCCCGAGCCGGGCATCAGCCTGTCGGGCCCGGTGGATCAGCTTCCCCAGGTGGAGGTTTTCGACCCCGAGCTGGCCGCCGACCCGGTGGAGGCCAAGGTGGCGCGGGCCAAGCAGGTGGCCGCCGCCGCCCTGGAGGCCGACCCCCGGGTGGTGCACGTACAGCCCGCCGAGTTCGACTCGGCGGTGAGCACCCTGCGCCTGCTCACCTCCCGCGGCCTGGATTTCACCCACCAAGGCACCACCGCCTCGGCCGGAGCCCTGGCCATGGCCGCCCAGGACGGGGAGCAGGAGATGGGCTGGGAGAGCCACAGCGCCCGCTTCCTGTCCGAGATCGACCCCCAGGCCCTGGGCCGCGAGGCGGGTCGGCGGGCGGCGGCCTTTTTGGGGGCCAGGCCGGTGAACGACGGCCGCTACGACGTGGTTCTGGACAACTCGGTGGCCGCGCAATTTTTGGGCCTGTTGGCGGCGTCGTTGACGGGCGACTCCCTGCTCAAGGGCCGTTCGCTCTTGGCGGGCAAAGAGGGCAGCCGGATCGTCAGTCCCCTGGTGAGCCTGGTGGACGACGGCACCCTGCCCCGGGGCCTGGGCAGCGCGGCCCTGGACGACGAGGGGGTGCCCATGCGCCGCAAGGCCCTGGTGGAGCGGGGAGTGCTCAAGGGCTTCATCTTCGATCGCCTGTGGGGGGCGCGCCAGGGCCAGGGCAGCACCGGCAACGGCATGCGCGGCTCTTTGAAGGGCCCGCCGGGGGTGGATTTCTCCAACCTGTTCCTGGAGCCGGGCCAGGCCTCGCCCCAGGAGTTGGAGGGGCGCCTGGAGCGCGGCCTGGTGATCTGCGACATCATGGGCGGCCACACCGCCGACCCGGTGAGCGGCGAGTTCAGTTTCGGGGCGGCGGGATTTTTGGTGGAAAAGGGGGAGCGGGTGCGCCCGGTGAAGTCCATCGCCATCGCCGGACAGGTGCTGGAGCTGTTCCAGGCGGTGGCCGAAGTCGGCTCTGACCTGAGATTTTTCGGCCGCAAGGGCTCGCCCAGTCTGCTCATCAGCCGCATGTCGGTCAGCGGATCGTAATTAACCAATAACACTAATGATATTATTTTACTACAAGATCGTAACCTGCCGTTTACGGGGTTGACTATAAAATCCAGCCATGCTAAATGTGCTCAGATCGATTTTTCTGTAACTGTCCTGGGCTCCAGGGCTCATCGACAGCCGACATACATAGGGATGGCGTGGCAAAAAAAATAAACGTAATGATCTTCCCCGACGAGGGAACCGACCGGGTCAAACGACTCTGCCTCCCTCGTTTTCTCATGTGGTTTTTCGTTGTCGCCTTGGGCGGCTCGTTGAGCTTGGCCGGTTATTGGTATTATCGCTACCAAGACGCGACGGCCCAGCAACCCGTGTACCAGGCCGACGGGAACCTCTACACCCGCCAACAAGCCCAAATTACCGCCTTTGCCCAGCGCCTGGCGGACATGAACGAGCAAATCAGCAGCCTCAAGTCCTTCAACGAGCGCCTGCGGCAGATGGCCAACCTGGACCGGCCCGGCCAAAAGGACGACATCTTCGGCGTGGGCGGTCGTGAAAGCGACGCCGGCGGAGCCGGGGTGCGCCTGGCCTCCACCCGCACCGAGCGCCAGTTGCAGACCATGCAGCGCGACTTGGACCGCCTGAACGCCGATAGCGAAACCGAGCGGATGCTGCAGCGCCATCTGGCCAAGTTTTTGGAAGACCGGCGCTCCATCCTGGCCGCCACCCCCTCCCTGTGGCCGGTGCGCGGTTGGGTCACCTCCGGCTTCGGCATGCGCGCCTCGCCCTTTGGCAAGGGCAAAAAGTTCCACTCCGGCTTGGACATCTCCACCCGGCGCGGCACCCCGGTCATCGCCCCGGCGGGCGGGGTGGTCACCTTCGCGGGCTGGGAGGGCGGATTCGGCCGCATGCTGGCCATCAACCACGGCCACGGCATCGTCACCCGCTACGCCCACTTGCAAAAGATCAAGGTCAAGCTGGGAGAAAAAGTGGAGCGGGGACAGTCCATCGGCTCGGTAGGCAACACCGGGCGCTCCACCGGACCCCATTTGCACTACGAGGTGCTGCTGTCGGGGGTTCCCACCAACCCCATGTATTACATCTTAGATTGATCGTAGTAACAAATAGTTATCCGCTTTCCCGGCGCAATGCAACGCGCCGGGATTTGCTTTTTTGGCCCAAGGGGCCACAATAGGGACCATGTTAGGCAAATTCCTATCCAAGATAGTAGGCTCCAAGAACGACCGCGAGATGAAACATCTCCAGCCCCTGGTGGAAGCGGTCAACGCCCAGGAGCCTTCCATGGAGGCCAAGAGCGACGCCGAACTGGCCGCCCTTACCCCCGCCTTCAAGGAGCGCCTGGCCGCCGGCGAAACCCTGGACGACCTGTTGCCCGAGGCCTTCGCCGCGGTGCGCGAGGCCGGCCGGCGCACCATCGGCCAGCGCCACTACGACGTGCAGCTCATCGGCGGCATCGTCCTGCACCAGGGCAAGATCGCCGAGATGAAGACCGGCGAGGGCAAGACCCTTTCGGCCACCCTGCCGGTGTACCTGAACGCCCTCACCGGGCGCGGCGTGCACGTGGTCACGGTGAACGACTACCTGGCCAAGCGCGACGCCGGTTGGATGGGCAAAATCTACCGCTTCCTGGGTCTCACCGTGGGCTGCATCGTGCACGGCCTGGACGACGACCAGCGCCAGGAGGCCTATGGGGCCGACGTCACCTACGGCACCAACAACGAGTTCGGCTTCGACTATCTGCGCGACAACATGAAGTTCGACCTGGCCGAGCTGGTGCAGCGCGATTATGCCTACGCCATCGTGGACGAGGTGGACTCCATCCTCATCGACGAGGCGCGCACCCCGCTGATCATTTCCGGCCCGGCCGAAAAATCCACCCAGCTCTACGTGCAGATCGACCGGCTCATTCCTCGCCTGAGCAAGGAAACCCACTACACCATCGACGAAAAGACCCGCACCGCCAGCCTCACCGAGGAAGGCGTGAGCCGCTGCGAAGAGCTCCTCAAGGTGGACAACCTCTACGACCCGCGCTACATGGAGCTTCTTCACCACCTAACCCAGGCGCTCAAGGCCCACACCCTGTTCAAGCGGGACGTGGACTACATCGTCAAGGACGGCGAGGTGGTGATCGTCGACGAGTTCACCGGACGGCTCATGCCCGGACGGCGCTACTCCGAGGGCCTGCACCAGGCCCTGGAGGCCAAGGAAAAGATCAAGGTCAAGAGCGAAAACCAGACCCTGGCCACCATCACCTTCCAGAACTACTTCCGCATGTACGACAAGCTGGCGGGCATGACCGGCACCGCCGATACCGAGGCCGAGGAGTTCGCCAAGATCTACAAGCTGGACGTGGTGGTGATCCCCACCAACCGGGAGATGGTGCGCAAGGACCACCCGGACTCGGTGTATCGCACCCAGGTCGAGAAGTACGAGGCCGCGGTCCAGGAGATCAAGGCGCTGCACTCCAAGGGCCAGCCGGTCCTGGTGGGCACGGTGAGCGTGGAGCGCTCGGAGTTGCTGGCCGCCAGGCTCAAGCGCCTGGGGGTGCCCCACACGGTGCTCAACGCCAAGCAACACGCCAAGGAGGCCGAGATCGTGGCCCAGGCGGGGCGCAAGGGCGCGGTGACCATCAGCACCAACATGGCCGGGCGCGGCACCGACATCATCCTGGGAGGCAACCCCGAGGCCATGGCCGTCAAGGACGCCGACCCCCAGGAAGATCCCGAGGCCTACGCCCAGGCTCTGAAGAAATATCAGGCCCAGTGCGCCGACGAGCGCGAACAAGTGCTGGCCGCGGGCGGCCTGCACATCCTGGGCACCGAGCGCCACGAGAGCCGCCGCATCGACAACCAGCTCCGGGGCCGTTCCGGCCGCCAGGGCGACCCCGGTTCCAGCCGCTTCTACCTGAGCCTGGAAGACGACCTGCTGCGCCTGTTCGGCAGCGACCGCATCAAGGGCATCATGGGCAAGCTGGGCATGGAAGAGGGCGAGCCCATCGAGCACAACCTCATCTCCAAGGCCATCGAGAACGCCCAGCGCAAGGTGGAAGGGCGCAACTTCGAGATCCGCAAGCAGCTCTTGGAGTACGACGACGTGCTCAACAAGCAGCGAGAGGTGATCTACGCCCAGCGGCGCGCGGCCATGACCGGCGAAGGGGTGCACGACTCGGTGCTGGAGATGATGGACGAGATCGCCGAGCAGGTGGTGGACGCCTACGCCGACGACCACGTGCCCGCCGCCGAATGGGACGCCAAAGGCCTGAGCGACGCCGTGGGCAACGCCTTCGGGTTCCTGCCCGACCTGGGCGAGATGGCCGAGCACGACGCCGAGAGCCTGATCCAGCGGGTGAGCGAGCAGGCCAAGAGCCTCTACGACCGCAAGGGCCAGCTTTACGGCCCGGAGACCATGGAGCAGCTGGAGCGCTGGATCCTCTTGGACCGGGTGGACAGCCTGTGGAAAGACCACCTGCTCAATATGGACCACCTCAAGGAGGGCATCGGCCTCAGGGGCTACGGCCAAAAGGACCCCCTGCGCGAGTATCAACGCGAGGGCTACGAGATGTTCGCCCAGATGGTGGAGCGCATCAAGTCCGAGACCGTGGGGGCTCTGATGCGGGTGCAGATCGCCAGCGAAGAGGACGTGCAGGCCCTGGCCCCGGAGGAAGACATCCCCCTGGCCTATTCCGGCGGCGACGGCGGCGCGCCCGAGCCCGCCCAGCGCGAAGGCAAAAAGGTGGGGCGCAACGACCCCTGCCCCTGTGGCAGCGGCAAGAAATACAAGAAATGCTGCGGCCTTAAACAATAGTCCCGACCCAGGCAATTTCAGACCCGGCCCCGGAATTTTCCGGGGCCGGGTTTTTTGCGGCCGCCGGCGCTCGGGCACGTAGCGGTGGGCTTAACCCTCCGGCAATGGTATATGTGTGGACAAGGGCCCAGGCCCATTACCTCGCACTGGAGAATCGAACCATGCAAGAGCTTCCCGAGTTGGGCGACGCGCCCCTGAAGCAGGGCAACGAGGTAAACCAGGAGGTGGCCGGTTTCCGGGCCGCCGCGGCCCCCTGCGGCCTGCGCAAGGACGGCCGGGCCGACCTGGCCCTCATCGCCGCCGACCTGCCGGTGTCGGTGGCCGGGGTGTTCACCACCAACTTGCTGGCCGCCGCCCCGGTGCGGGTAGCGCGCCAAAACGTGCGCAACGGCCGGGCCCGGGCCATTCTGGCCAACAGCGGCGGGGCCAACGCCGCCACCGGCGAGCCGGGCCTGAGCGCCTGCCGCTCCACCTGCCGGGCCGTGGCCGCCGCCCTGGGCTGCTCTCCCGAAGAGGTGCTGCCCTGCTCCACCGGGGTGATCGGCCAGGTGCTCGACGACACCAAGGTCAACGCGGTGGTGCCCTCTCTGGCCGCCGGGCTGAGCCCCCTGGGCCTGGCCGAGGCGGCCGGGGCCATCA contains:
- a CDS encoding N-acetyltransferase gives rise to the protein MIRKARQDDVRFIHKLLAHYGGQGDLLARSLTDLYEFLRDFVIAEDDEGQAVGACALHLCWEDLCEIRSLAVLPERGGEGWGTKLVEACCSEAVTLGFNKIFALTYRPSFFARFDFKQVDKQLLPNKIWADCINCVKFPDCDEIAMLLEL
- a CDS encoding TldD/PmbA family protein, giving the protein MDLDRQVELARKALEAQGAREWEIAAVHSESVSIGVRGQEVDAFQQSTSSGLALRVVSDERLGFAYVIGGDPQGIERAAAEAMASAQASDPEPGISLSGPVDQLPQVEVFDPELAADPVEAKVARAKQVAAAALEADPRVVHVQPAEFDSAVSTLRLLTSRGLDFTHQGTTASAGALAMAAQDGEQEMGWESHSARFLSEIDPQALGREAGRRAAAFLGARPVNDGRYDVVLDNSVAAQFLGLLAASLTGDSLLKGRSLLAGKEGSRIVSPLVSLVDDGTLPRGLGSAALDDEGVPMRRKALVERGVLKGFIFDRLWGARQGQGSTGNGMRGSLKGPPGVDFSNLFLEPGQASPQELEGRLERGLVICDIMGGHTADPVSGEFSFGAAGFLVEKGERVRPVKSIAIAGQVLELFQAVAEVGSDLRFFGRKGSPSLLISRMSVSGS
- a CDS encoding M23 family metallopeptidase produces the protein MAKKINVMIFPDEGTDRVKRLCLPRFLMWFFVVALGGSLSLAGYWYYRYQDATAQQPVYQADGNLYTRQQAQITAFAQRLADMNEQISSLKSFNERLRQMANLDRPGQKDDIFGVGGRESDAGGAGVRLASTRTERQLQTMQRDLDRLNADSETERMLQRHLAKFLEDRRSILAATPSLWPVRGWVTSGFGMRASPFGKGKKFHSGLDISTRRGTPVIAPAGGVVTFAGWEGGFGRMLAINHGHGIVTRYAHLQKIKVKLGEKVERGQSIGSVGNTGRSTGPHLHYEVLLSGVPTNPMYYILD
- the secA gene encoding preprotein translocase subunit SecA; this translates as MLGKFLSKIVGSKNDREMKHLQPLVEAVNAQEPSMEAKSDAELAALTPAFKERLAAGETLDDLLPEAFAAVREAGRRTIGQRHYDVQLIGGIVLHQGKIAEMKTGEGKTLSATLPVYLNALTGRGVHVVTVNDYLAKRDAGWMGKIYRFLGLTVGCIVHGLDDDQRQEAYGADVTYGTNNEFGFDYLRDNMKFDLAELVQRDYAYAIVDEVDSILIDEARTPLIISGPAEKSTQLYVQIDRLIPRLSKETHYTIDEKTRTASLTEEGVSRCEELLKVDNLYDPRYMELLHHLTQALKAHTLFKRDVDYIVKDGEVVIVDEFTGRLMPGRRYSEGLHQALEAKEKIKVKSENQTLATITFQNYFRMYDKLAGMTGTADTEAEEFAKIYKLDVVVIPTNREMVRKDHPDSVYRTQVEKYEAAVQEIKALHSKGQPVLVGTVSVERSELLAARLKRLGVPHTVLNAKQHAKEAEIVAQAGRKGAVTISTNMAGRGTDIILGGNPEAMAVKDADPQEDPEAYAQALKKYQAQCADEREQVLAAGGLHILGTERHESRRIDNQLRGRSGRQGDPGSSRFYLSLEDDLLRLFGSDRIKGIMGKLGMEEGEPIEHNLISKAIENAQRKVEGRNFEIRKQLLEYDDVLNKQREVIYAQRRAAMTGEGVHDSVLEMMDEIAEQVVDAYADDHVPAAEWDAKGLSDAVGNAFGFLPDLGEMAEHDAESLIQRVSEQAKSLYDRKGQLYGPETMEQLERWILLDRVDSLWKDHLLNMDHLKEGIGLRGYGQKDPLREYQREGYEMFAQMVERIKSETVGALMRVQIASEEDVQALAPEEDIPLAYSGGDGGAPEPAQREGKKVGRNDPCPCGSGKKYKKCCGLKQ